In Ignisphaera sp., one DNA window encodes the following:
- a CDS encoding DUF2192 domain-containing protein, translating into MNIKRKRVTAIVNAWSRIVKENILTREQAVDILKKSYEEMGIEPIRGSSASPDLYDKDMASLYIIGKLGLAINEELAKEIIENIFSIEILLEKVVDIIKKVASYDELCRDYSEICKNLDDRLAARLLRYIFTMYYFGFIDRASYFEMLRKTYIVLRPLEETVKRFIRFVIAYEVGKKMSENEIKNKTSLNMVKNMIALDIGIPHTLPSTRYIIDVAKHFFEIPQNLVNSLKSENK; encoded by the coding sequence ATGAATATTAAAAGGAAGAGGGTGACCGCTATAGTTAATGCATGGAGCAGAATAGTCAAGGAAAATATACTAACTAGAGAACAAGCTGTAGATATACTAAAGAAGAGCTATGAAGAGATGGGCATCGAGCCTATAAGAGGTTCTAGTGCCTCTCCAGATCTATACGATAAAGATATGGCGTCTCTATACATCATCGGAAAGCTTGGTTTAGCAATAAATGAAGAGCTTGCTAAAGAGATTATTGAAAACATCTTTTCTATAGAGATTTTGCTTGAAAAAGTAGTAGATATAATAAAGAAAGTTGCAAGCTATGATGAACTCTGTAGAGATTATTCAGAGATATGTAAAAATCTAGATGATAGACTTGCGGCAAGACTGCTTAGATACATCTTCACAATGTATTACTTCGGTTTTATAGATAGAGCATCATACTTTGAGATGTTGAGGAAGACATATATAGTGCTAAGACCTTTAGAAGAGACTGTAAAACGTTTCATAAGGTTTGTTATAGCTTACGAAGTAGGTAAAAAGATGTCTGAAAATGAGATCAAGAATAAGACTAGTCTAAACATGGTTAAGAACATGATAGCTCTCGATATAGGGATCCCGCATACACTACCATCAACAAGATACATAATCGATGTTGCTAAACATTTCTTCGAGATTCCTCAGAATCTTGTCAATAGCTTAAAAAGTGAGAACAAGTAA